The Microcaecilia unicolor chromosome 6, aMicUni1.1, whole genome shotgun sequence genome includes a window with the following:
- the LOC115472501 gene encoding olfactory receptor 10A7-like isoform X1, translated as MIHENMSSVTEFLLVGFSDLSLPLQHLLFTLFLVIYIITLLGNAIIIVTVTLDTHLHIPMYFFLWNLSILEVCYISVTIPKVLGDLLSQKRSITFIGCGGQMYFFILFATSECFLLAVIAYDRHVAICNPLRYSTIMSSSICIQLVASSWVASVLLSMGQTGFIFSQPYCGPNTINHYFCDIPPVKNLACQDTANNEIAIFVYNVAVIIIPFLLILVSYVCVLKANLRIRSVEGRRKAFSTCASHLLSVSLFYSTGTITYLRPKSSYSLNNDRLLSSFYTIMTPMFNPLIYSLRNKEVKGALRRILSLRRV; from the exons ATGATTCATGAAAACATGAGCTCAGTGACCGAATTCCTGCTTGTGGGATTCTCAGACCTGTCTCTGCCactgcagcatctcctcttcacCCTGTTCTTAGTTATCTACATTATTACCCTGCTAGGGAATGCCATCATTATTGTGACAGTAACACTGGACACCCACCTCCACATCCCTATGTACTTTTTCCTGTGGAACCTCTCAATTCTGGAAgtatgttac ATTTCTGTGACCATCCCCAAGGTTCTGGGAGACCTCCTCTCCCAAAAAAGAAGTATTacttttataggctgtggtggaCAGAtgtacttttttattttatttgcaaccTCTGAATGCTTTCTTCTGGCAGTGATAGCGTATGATCGCCATGTGGCCATTTGTAATCCCTTACGCTATTCCACGATCATGAGCAGCAGCATTTGTATCCAGCTGGTGGCTAGTTCCTGGGTTGCTTCAGTTCTGCTTTCCATGGGGCAAACTGGGTTCATATTTAGCCAACCATATTGTGGACCCAATACAATCAACCATTACTTTTGTGATATTCCCCCAGTTAAAAACCTGGCTTGCCAGGACACCGCTAATAATGAAATCGCAATCTTTGTGTATAATGTGGCAGTcattatcatccctttcctactcATCCTGGTTTCCTACGTATGTGTCCTCAAGGCCAACCTGAGGATCCGCTCAGTTGAGGGGAGGCGCAAAGCTTTCTCCACCTGTGCCTCCCACCTTCTTTCTGTCTCCTTGTTTTACAGCACTGGAACCATCACCTATCTGCGACCTAAGTCTAGCTACTCTCTCAACAATGACCGACTGCTCTCCTCCTTCTACACAATTATGACTCCCATGTTTAACCCACTGATCTATAGTCTCAGGAATAAAGAAGTGAAAGGAGCACTCAGGAGGATTTTATCTTTGCGGAGAGTATAG
- the LOC115472501 gene encoding olfactory receptor 5V1-like isoform X2, translating into MRNIIGGHSVTEFLLVGFSDLSLPLQHLLFTLFLVIYIITLLGNAIIIVTVTLDTHLHIPMYFFLWNLSILEVCYISVTIPKVLGDLLSQKRSITFIGCGGQMYFFILFATSECFLLAVIAYDRHVAICNPLRYSTIMSSSICIQLVASSWVASVLLSMGQTGFIFSQPYCGPNTINHYFCDIPPVKNLACQDTANNEIAIFVYNVAVIIIPFLLILVSYVCVLKANLRIRSVEGRRKAFSTCASHLLSVSLFYSTGTITYLRPKSSYSLNNDRLLSSFYTIMTPMFNPLIYSLRNKEVKGALRRILSLRRV; encoded by the exons CTCAGTGACCGAATTCCTGCTTGTGGGATTCTCAGACCTGTCTCTGCCactgcagcatctcctcttcacCCTGTTCTTAGTTATCTACATTATTACCCTGCTAGGGAATGCCATCATTATTGTGACAGTAACACTGGACACCCACCTCCACATCCCTATGTACTTTTTCCTGTGGAACCTCTCAATTCTGGAAgtatgttac ATTTCTGTGACCATCCCCAAGGTTCTGGGAGACCTCCTCTCCCAAAAAAGAAGTATTacttttataggctgtggtggaCAGAtgtacttttttattttatttgcaaccTCTGAATGCTTTCTTCTGGCAGTGATAGCGTATGATCGCCATGTGGCCATTTGTAATCCCTTACGCTATTCCACGATCATGAGCAGCAGCATTTGTATCCAGCTGGTGGCTAGTTCCTGGGTTGCTTCAGTTCTGCTTTCCATGGGGCAAACTGGGTTCATATTTAGCCAACCATATTGTGGACCCAATACAATCAACCATTACTTTTGTGATATTCCCCCAGTTAAAAACCTGGCTTGCCAGGACACCGCTAATAATGAAATCGCAATCTTTGTGTATAATGTGGCAGTcattatcatccctttcctactcATCCTGGTTTCCTACGTATGTGTCCTCAAGGCCAACCTGAGGATCCGCTCAGTTGAGGGGAGGCGCAAAGCTTTCTCCACCTGTGCCTCCCACCTTCTTTCTGTCTCCTTGTTTTACAGCACTGGAACCATCACCTATCTGCGACCTAAGTCTAGCTACTCTCTCAACAATGACCGACTGCTCTCCTCCTTCTACACAATTATGACTCCCATGTTTAACCCACTGATCTATAGTCTCAGGAATAAAGAAGTGAAAGGAGCACTCAGGAGGATTTTATCTTTGCGGAGAGTATAG